The Culex quinquefasciatus strain JHB chromosome 2, VPISU_Cqui_1.0_pri_paternal, whole genome shotgun sequence genome contains the following window.
CCCGCTCACGCAGACCACCATTTGATCAGCAATTTCATGGTCGATGAACGTATCGGTTTTTTGTTATTCTTAAACAACGCAACATTGCTtccgtttatttatttttatttttatgagtaAACTGGTTTGAGAAGTTTTTTAAACATAGATTCGATGACGTACCTGTATTACACTAATGTATTTTAACGTATTaatgctttttttcaaatttactaagatttaagaattcagAATCTTTAAGTGATAGAGATTTAGTTACGTATCAGTAAATTACTCATTGCACAACGATtctaaaaagtaaacaaaaaaactgataaGATCGCAACTCAACGACTGACTGAAGTGCAAACGACTTATCTTTATACTTGAGTCATGCGAATGGAACTGGGACGTATGTAGCaatttaattatttgttttcaaaacatcaatttagattgagatcaatgtttttttcttgatttattttgttaaataatCTTTTTCCAGATCCCCAACATTTAAAGCTACCCTTTCAAAATTAACATTCAAGAATTCCTCCAACGACCAAACCGGAGGCCTTCATTCCCGAAAACTGCACAATAAAGCAACAGGTTTCGCACCAGAACCGGTCCGACTATTAAGGTTATTCTTGgtatacaaaacaaaacaaaaaaccgaCCAGACCGCACATTCCCTGCTGCGTCCAGAGTCGCGACCTCCAACTTTAAGCCAATCCAAGGTAACGACCACTACCGCAACTAATAACACACGCTGCTTCACTTACGCCTAATCGTAGTTTAACGAGATTTGATCTCGCGCACGCACGCAAATAAAGGGGGCTTGTCTAGGAGGGAGACTTAAACGGGCGACCCACCGGCGCCAAGCGACGAACCGAAGGTGTTTGATGGCTTTACGACGTGACATCTTCGCGGAAATCATGGTGCTACTGGGGTGCTCGGTTTGGAGTGTATTAGATCATTAGGGGGAGACTATCCGGGAAAGGGTGAAGATTAAGTAGCGTGTAAAAGTCAAGGAGGTAGTGAGCATCAGATGTTGGGAGAATGTCACGAtctatttttgaattcttggtGTTTTAacgtaaaatgtgaaaatttctcTTGTCACATAAAATAGAACATTCATCTCTGTTGTCGACAGTTATTGCATGCCATGTCACGCAAAGCgatagtttttttcattttaacgatCGCGATCGTACACGCTTGAGCCCGACACAAAACctgaaatttaattaagattTGCATAATCTGCATCACCAGATGTGAGCAGCGACGACGCACGTTGATGTGATGTCAGCTTTTTTTAGTCCATCGAACTAGAACTTGACTTTGAACCTtgcaaacaaataataaaagaatTGCATATCCAGCTCAATCTCCTCGAACGAGGAGTGCCCCCCACTTTGCTGAGCTCATCGATCCACTTTAGTCGAGGGGCGCCAACACGACCTCCAGAATCACGAACCAATATTTGCGGTGACTTCAACAACTGTTGCATTGTATTTCCTCTCGTTGCAGCTCTCGGCGGCTCGCTCGTTGAATCCCAGGGACTCCAGGCCATACCACCCCGGCTGTACGTGAAAAACCTCTCGAAGAATGTAAACCTTCTCTGCAAGAGTGACAAACCGATCGAGGACTGCAGGTGAGTCACGGGATCATCGATCAGGTGACGAATCTAACCTCCAGTCTTTTGTAGCGTCAAGATCCCTGGATACCTGCAATGGTCCACAGCGGATGACTCAGGTCTTCCATCAGGAGTCGGACCTTACGGGGACGGTTGGTCCAAGGGGGAATGTGGCGTCAGGTTGATGGTCGTGAAGAGTGCCAATGAAGGCAAGTTCTTCTGCAATGTGACGGTAGGTGGACAGGTCTTTCAGGAGTCGATCGATATCACGTTGACCGTGACTCCGGAACCGACGGAGATTGAGATCGGGAAGGACACGGAGATCAGCAATGGTGGCTACCATGAGAATCAAACCCTGACGGCGAGGTGTATCTCGCAAGATGGGGTTCCGATGTCGAACCTGAGTTGGTATTTGGACGATGATCTACTGGACTCGAGTCTTCTTGGCGAGATCCAACTGAAGAATCGGACCGATAACAAAGGGAAGACGTTGGTCACCGTTGAGCAGGAATTGCGATACTTCCTCACAGCGCAAGATAACGGCAAACGGATCATTTGTAGAGCTTCACACTTTGCCATCGGCAAAGGTTTCTACCGAGCGTTTCTTCCGCTCAACATTCACTGTAAGTACAATCCAAAATCGAGGTGATCCTCTCTATCCTAACCCTAATTCCAGTCGCCCCACTACCAACTCCAACCGTGGACATCCGGGACAGCCCCCACGAGATGATCAACGTCACGATCAAGGCAAACCCACGACCCTCCACCAGCTGGTACGTCAAAGGTCAAACGATCGAGGAAGGTTTGACCAACGGTCCCTACCAGGCGTACATCCCCAAAGACCTGGTAAGTCCTGCAACCCGAGGGATTAATCAGCTTTTAACGATCGCCACCTTCCAGGGCAACGGCAACTTCCAGGTCATCCTGAAGATCAACGAGCCAACGGAGCAGACGGAGCTGATCGAGCTGCAGGCCACCAACGAGCTGGGTTCGCGGACGTACGTCATCAAGGGCAGCAAGTACCTGGAGAATGAGATCccggacgacgacgaggacgaaaAGGGCAGAAACGGAGCGGTCTTCTGGCTCATCAGCATATGGACGTTCTGCACCTCTGTGATATTTACCTGTCTGTTGCGTTGAGAAAAATCCTTTTTGCCAAAACTCCTCAagagaaaaacattaaattccTATCGAGACTAACATGCACGATCGCGCTCGCGCGATCATCAGGACTAACAACACTACGCGGCTTGCGGAGGACAATTCGCTGCTTCCGATTGGGAAATCACCCTAATCAGGCGGGACGAAATGTCCTCCCCCAGCCGGAACGGAGCAGTATTAaatggatgtgtgtgtgtgtgtgcgcagcTGGAGGCTTACGTGACAGCAATATCTTCATCAATTGCGAaagatttcttttatttttttgtttctttttctccCCCTCAAAATTTTCTTGTAGAATCTAGCAAAGCCAAGTCGAAATTTAGGTTTAAGCTATTTATTTAAACCTGTGTGCATTTACTAAGCAATATTAAAAGTGTGTTCCAAAAAAAACAGCGAGAGAAAACGTGAGAGAAGATGTGCCACCAAGTGGCAAACCAGGAAACGTTGAAACGGAGAAGAAGGAGTTTCCCGACAGAGCGTTGCAGGAGATGCTAATAAAACCGTGACAAAGATTGAATGCGTTTTAGTTATTTGAGAGGAATTTAACAGAAGAAAACCAAAAGTCACACTTgaaccattagggtgtaatatggttgtatggaaaaaaataaagttgtccaaatttagtgagcacagcacttttttagttccttctagggtcctaaacaactccccaaagtttgggatcgattggttcagtcctcactttgcgcaaagcgattcaatttttcatgttaatttgtatggggaaacccttttttttggattttgatatttatcaaatccaagtttcatgctatatcaaaaccggactcatattcggatgctctggaatgtcttctacaactttcccgaagagagtatggtgctagcttgcccctaaaaaaaatacaacgtgttcaaaactcgtctaaaacgtgttttgtgctcgaaaatcatgttttagacgagttttgaggacgctatatcttctttcaggagcaagttagcaccttactctcttcagcaaagttgtagaggacattccaaagcatccgaatatgagtccggttttgatatagcatgaaacgtggatttgataaataccaaaatccaaaaaaatgattttccccatacaaatttatatggaaaattgaatcgctttgcgcaaagtgaggactaaaccaatcggtcccaaactttggggagttgtttaggaccccaaaaggaactgaaaaagtgctgtgctggaaaatcaattttgatattacaccctattgaACCATTGTTATCATAAAATCAGTTCATATCCATAAAAATTCTCTTGGACATTCAAGAGAGCTGTTCttgaatcttgagaaaaacgcCCAAATGTAGACTCACACAAATGGTGGCATTACTTGTCGATATTATCTTACCTAGACAAGTAGCATCGAAGTGATGCAAAAACTCCTGTCCCATgttcaaataattgaaatttttgaaaattgtcccgTGAATGaaaatagggtatttgtccctattttgggcctagtacgtattttgggtctaccaaacttaattcaacgaaattgagcTTTTCACCAAACCTGGCAGGGATCTGCCACTTGAGAATGATACATGCAGccattatcttcattttggtgggcaagGATCATTCACTTTTTCCtcctaaatttgaaataaagcaaaaaatatatcactcttcacatttttcttggcaaatcgcTAGGTGCCCATTATGTCAAAAATATTCACCACCACAATCACTAAACtgtcaccaaatcaataaaataactgattaaaGTTGCTTCGTCCATATCGGAGAGAAATAGATATATTTTCGGTACATTTGACAATTATTCTACAAACTGTGCCAGTGTGTGTGCGCTTCTCGAATTTTACAGTCTTTCTTGCATATTACGAGCTCGTTGTTTGACTACGCAACAATTATTTAATTCTGTTTAGAAGTCGTAAAGAATGATATAAATCATGTCCAAGCTAattatgcacgtaatgcaagtgaaatcaatcattctaatgtttatttgtggcttaaaacatcacaatgatttagcatatttgtcgaccgaatttgtgcggctgtactgtacgagctggggctgaacagtacgtcaaaaaagttcgccacgtgcttcgagattacaaccaatcagaaggtaggccgAAAATATGCACAAAGAAGGTTGTATgcaatatccccaaaatagggGCAAAAGTGTTATAGTTTTTGTGCTTTTACAGCGATATAaggtatttttatcaaaatgagcttaagcattaaaaattcaacttattCATGTATAACTtgtaactaacgtgaaattttccgaggattccgaatatgacaaaattgagaccaaaaagtgccgctatggaagcctacagggcaaaaactaaagttgtaaaaagtttgttatagaaaaatcgaaaaactatgagaaaaactgcgatagGCCAAGAAGtgaataccgtaggcttatagcccatgaaattacctatcttttgacccataagagtatgggtgttggaggctgttgcaaaaagatattaaggtttaaacaaaatcaatcacaaaataacaggaatttgcaaaagctatgaaaaaagtcaagccgatcctggatgtctatggctcattttgaagtgcttcaaaagacctttcaaatgcatctacgagagttggaattgatgaagttttacggaaatgcgagcaattttaagattttttaggttttttggacctcaaactttgaactttggcatgagttcatctcatgtatagacaaacaaacgctgaaagtttcatccaaatcggagcacatcgatacgacctctagaacaaactgagCAGAATTTACCTCTTAAATCGTTGTTTCTCAAACTTATTTACAAATCATTATAAAAACGGTTTCAATGGGGAAGTTAATGTCGATCCTGGCCTAATTAAGAGGTTAGGTCAGTCCATTTGTAGTAGGGTGGTCCGAATCCGAGCTTATCGAGCTCTAATTTGGAATTTAGGTTAATGATGGGTAAATCATTGATTTCTGGTGGTAGCCCCGCATAAGCCCATAATTAGACCACCCTATTGTGTAGGAGTCGTTTTCCTGGTAGAGTTACAAAAAAGGTACTAAATCGAGCCGGCTTTGGTAGAGTCGTTGAAaggcagttggactcgcaatccaaatgCCGTCAGTTCGAATATCGTAGTGGAAGAAGGAtaagtttgtttgttgttgatgtttaaTTACAAGATATCGTAAAAAGGAAAAGGAAGACCAACATTGAATAAAACAATATTGTAACagtgaaaaacatgttttttctatcTAGCTTTAAATCATTGAGTCAAATTTCATTTATTGTAAATAACTACTCAGTCACAGATCAAACATAAAgctttaagtgaaattttatgaatcaCCAAGAAGCAATCACTTTCGGTAGACAAAAGCAAATCTACgagatcagaaaaaaaacttttgtttatttCCATCTGATTCTGCGAATTCCACAACGTTCAAATTGCAAATCTAAAAGCTAATAATCTGATGTTTATCTTTGGCAAAGAAACCAAAGTTTGCCGATGAACCGGATTCTTCGATTTGAATATAATCTACTAGGTTATGTTTAGAATCTTGatctgattttaaattaaaaattctggtTCTTTCCATCTTCTTGTTCAAAATCCTAATACGTAAATAGAAAATATGAACATATTTTACCGTACCACGTGCTCGTCCCTCAAGGCCGTCCAAAACCCCAATAAATCACGCGTGGGAAGTTCCCCAATCCATTTCGGAACAaggaattatcaaaaaaatccacAAATGTCCATCCAGTCGTAAACATTCTTCCGGATCAACTCCAATCAAGAAACGGTTCAAGCTCATCTTTAGGGGTCACACCAGCTGCTGATCACACACACCCCAAATCCTTCGAAGAAAAAAGACCTTCCACCGGCATTGTCAATCGTCGTAAAAACGGAATCAACGCAAAACgctcgaaaatcaaaacaaaccgttCCGCAGATATTCAaattttgcgcgcggcgcggtCAAACTCGTTTTGCTTGCCTTTACTAGGATGGAGATGATGGGATCATCTCGAATCGGCGAAATCATTTTAAGATGTGCTAATTAGTATGCAATCCGGTGGCGTTATCTCGAGTCGAGCTCGGAGGATGAATTAATCGCTGGAGACCAACGGTCTAATGTGAAATCCGCCGAaagcaatcgatttttttttttttgcgggctTCCTACCGAAAATAAGATATAGGATGGGATGGTTTTGTTGACCTGTTGAGGGTGGTTTTGGAGGGGAAAGGGAAAAGGGGCAATATTGGACTGGTTTGACCGGTAAGGCAGATTTTTGGAGGAACTTGCTACTGAATTTGcggaaaattttgttgatttgtttgtGAAAAGGTATTGACATCGatcatgattttatgattttatgattttatgattttatgattttatgattttatgattttatgattttatgactttatgattttatgattttatgattttatgattttatgattttatgattttatgattttatgattttatgattttatgattttatgattttatgattttatgattttatgattttatgattttatgattttatgattttatgattttatgattttatgattttatgattttatgattttatgattttatgattttatgattttatgattttatgattttatgattttatgattttatgattttatgattttatgattttatgattttatgattttatgattttatgattttatgattttatgattttatgattttatgattttatgattttatgattttatgattttatgattttatgattttatgattttatgattttatgattttatgattttatgattttatgattttatgattttatgattttatgattttatgattttatgattttatgattttatgattttatgattttatgattttatgattttatgattttatgattttatgattttatgattttatgattttatgattttatgattttatgattttatgattttatgattttatgattttatgattttatgattttatgattttatgattttatgattttatgattttatgattttacgattttatgattttatgattttatgattttatgattttatgattttatgattttatgattttatgattttatgattttatgattttatgattttatgattttatgattttatgattttatgattttatgattttaagattttaagattttaagattttaagattttatgattttatgattttatgattttaagattttatgattttatgattttaagattatatgatttttttcaaaaattaaactgaTAGATGACCACGTCGGACGGGATCTTCCGCATCGTCATCGTCTCGCGATCGCGACCGCCtgggaaaaaaatttaaaagccaCCGTTTCACCGGTCAACCCGTTCAGTCTGGCGGTGGCAGTTTCAGCAGATCGTTTGGCGACAGTTCTAAGTGAAGTGTTTTAGTGGACAGTGTTTAGTGATCTTTTGAGGGGACTCCAGCAATTAGCACTGTCTAGAAAATGCGGAAATTTTGTGCAATTTTGGTGGCGTTGCAAGCGGTCGCAGGTGTGATTTTGGAACGTTTATggtgatttgaaaattaaaatttatattttttgttcagtttgTAGTGCACTCAATGTCGTCACCGTTCCAAACGGAAATTTGGTCGCGATCGAAGGAGATCGAAATGTAAATTTGCTTTGCAAAATTCCCGGTGGTCAGTCGATCGATTTTTGCATGTGAGTTTCGAATTAGAAATTAACACTTCAAATTAattaatgtttgaaatttttcaagagTGAAAGTGCCAGGTGTGAGAGCTCCATTTGCTAGCAGTGATCGATTGCCGGCTCCAGTCGCGGGAATTTCTTTCTACGGCGAAGGTTGGAGCAAAGGATCTTGCGGGATAACTTTGGCCACGATCAAGCCGGAACATGATGGAACCTTCGAGTGCACGTTGTCGGTCAAGGGACAGTCGTACAAGGGATCGATTGAGATCATGGTCCAAGGTGAAGGTTTGGGAGTTCACTATTTTGCACGATCAGTGTACGAAGATGATGAA
Protein-coding sequences here:
- the LOC6036726 gene encoding fasciclin-3 codes for the protein MNLEPSAWRRRTQSSKAVATSASASVWWYVTVCIALGGSLVESQGLQAIPPRLYVKNLSKNVNLLCKSDKPIEDCSVKIPGYLQWSTADDSGLPSGVGPYGDGWSKGECGVRLMVVKSANEGKFFCNVTVGGQVFQESIDITLTVTPEPTEIEIGKDTEISNGGYHENQTLTARCISQDGVPMSNLSWYLDDDLLDSSLLGEIQLKNRTDNKGKTLVTVEQELRYFLTAQDNGKRIICRASHFAIGKGFYRAFLPLNIHFAPLPTPTVDIRDSPHEMINVTIKANPRPSTSWYVKGQTIEEGLTNGPYQAYIPKDLGNGNFQVILKINEPTEQTELIELQATNELGSRTYVIKGSKYLENEIPDDDEDEKGRNGAVFWLISIWTFCTSVIFTCLLR